Genomic segment of Miscanthus floridulus cultivar M001 unplaced genomic scaffold, ASM1932011v1 fs_12_1_2, whole genome shotgun sequence:
TCTCTCAATGAAATGATGCGCAATTCTCTtgtgtgtttgagaaaaaaaaatgtgACAATGGGGCCTCTTTCTATAAACTAGGTCAACGGATGCTCAATCAGGCTTATAAACTGAAAATCATGGTTGAGATGGTGCTGAGTGTTTAACACTTCAAAAGGCTTGATACACTCATATCAATGGCTGATGACCACACACCAATATTACAACCACCCTATAGGAATAGGCCTATGCTGATAAAGGCTTAACTGTTGAAGTTAAAGTGCAAAGAACAATAAGAACAATATATACCATAATACCTGACAACCTCTAAAGCTTTCACAGGCAACTGTGGCAGTCAATTCATTGAAAGACTTCTGACCTTTACCAAATGCTTCCTAAGAATCACAAATAGATTCCATCACTCCcaacaatttttatttttatttttatttcagcTTCCCAGAAAATTTCAAATGACCTATTAAAGAAACATACCTTACCTTAGAAGCACGAACCATTTCTGGGTCAGTCCAGGGTCCTTTATCTTGGAGCAAGCATCCTCCTGTTGGACAAGTGCATGTTCCGCCTAAAAAGTCTGGTAAATTGCTGCAGAAGGAGCAATCATTCAAGCAGCTAAAGATGCAAACGTTGCACATGACTTGATGCACTTTTACCTTTGGTCAACAGCTTCTAATACTGTGTTAAGGTAATTGGTCCCAAGAACCTAACAAGTAACATAGAGGTAAGCATTCACTCTATTTTGTCAAACAATAATAGTGCAAACAAAAAGATATGCTACCTGAACCTTTGCTAACGTTCTTGCCTCCATGAATGCTTTCAATACTTTCCACAGTGCTCTAAATCCAGTTCCAGCATTAATTATATAAAGTTGATTTAATGTCTGTAGCAAGAAGCAAGATACGTATGAGCAGACTGTGGCTAGGGCAAAAGCCACATTAGATGTTCGATCATGGACATAACCAAGACAAACCTCTGGATAGTAATTGCTATCGATCTTTTGGATCTCTGCGAACATCTCTCTTGCAGATTTTGAAAAGTTATTCAACCCCTGAATAACGGCAGCCAAGAAAAAATATATGATTGCGTACAGATAGTCAAATAACTTCATTATATGCCAGATAGGGAACTTAAAAACTAACATATAAAATGTCTGATAGTTCCAGGTAGATATGTATTAGTTTCATGTACGTGGAACACATGTCTAGACATAAAATGAAATGTGAGCAAAGCCCTGTAAAACTTACAAGACAGTAATAAGTCAAAACATCTCTATTCTCTAATACTACCTGCTTCTAACATGAAACTTGGGTCACAGTATTAGAGAATGAAGAATGGCTGAACATTTAGGCAACTATTTTCTTATAAACTGGAATATATGAAACATTAAAGGGAAGTGCTTCATTTAGCTTTGACGCACCAGTCCTTTCACATCGAATATGGCTGTTGTCGAGGCTATGTGCCTTTTAGCCACAAGTGAGCAAACAGGATATCTCAAAGATATAGTTTTTTCTTGTTCTGATATATGATATTTTACATATCGATCAATACTAGTCACTTGCATGAGCTTACTGAGATCCACCAAGCCAACCCGTTCGATATATAGAGGCCTGCCAAATCTGTCAACTCCATGAAATCCATGAGGATAGCATCTTTTCACAGCATCATACTCCTCAAATTTAAAATCCTGTAGCATAGAAACAGACATTTAAGCTTGATATTTCATTTTTTAGATGAAGGAAGCTTTATCCATAATAAAATTCCAGCTAAGCTGATATGCACAGTGCCACAGCCATAAGCTCGATATTGCAATAAAAGTacatatatattattctaacaTACGACGTTTACGGTACAGATAGAGCAAAGTTCCAAGATAACTGTAAGCATAAATTCTTGTAACAAACTAGAGATAAAAGAAATGTAACACACAATAAAAACACATACGTTTGCGATGGCATCAACAGAACAATCTTCACGCCATTTTAACATATTTAAGAACATCTCTTTTGCTTTTAAGATGTTGAAGCCTCTCATTCTAAGAAAGCTGCAAGATGAGAGAGCAATGAGGTCATGATCTCTTCAGTGCAAAACTGGAAGGAAACAGGCATCCTAGAACTATCGAAGAATAAAACATCTCCTACCCTGTTACTGGATGGATTATGTCAGCGTAAGAACAATATATAACATAATTTTCcagaaaataaataaaatggGCATACCGTAGAAGGACATAGTAGTCATCAAACTTATCTGGGAGCTGGTTGCTTGCAAGAAGTAACTCCCTCAAGGATTGCACTAACTGCTCTTCCTTCTGGTCATGGACACCGTCAACAATATTGCGAGAAATTTTGGTTTTGCTGTTCCTCCTAAGTAACTGTTCGATGGATCTGAAGCGCATCTTTGATATGGAGTTTTTGCTTTGTACTTGAAAGAGGTGCCAATACGCTTCAAATAGTTACTCAATAAATTAATTCTGAAGCTATGAATTTGATATCAAAGCCCTCAATAAAGGAACAGAACACATTGCTTGTATTGCCAGAAACAGTGCTGGTCTTCTTGAGTACATTATGGTCTTTTAGCATTCCAGTTTCTATTATTTGGTTTAAACATGTACTAATAGTTAGGATGGGAATCTCATATAGAATAAAGAAACAGGACACCCCTAGGTAAAATTGTGCAGCATATGGTCATTTTGCCCAAGTTAAATTTCACATAATCTCTGAAAGTTAAAAAGTCATTTAAAGCTGTTTATCTATAATTCTATATAGCCCGATATTAGGTAAAAAAAATTCTAGTAGTATTAATAAAAATATATACCAACAAAATGAGGTATTCAGTTGACTATAGTGTAACTAGAATAACGGTCCAAATAGTTATTCTACTCTTCAGCGACATAAAATATATTAGGTTCCTACATGAAGGAGGAAGTAGGAAACCTACAGTTGTCAGAAATAACACAACAGTTAATCATAGCAGAACAACCATTTGACAAGTGTCGTAATAATGAACATACCTAAGCAGCCAAAAATTCATCTTTAAACAACAAAGGCAAGAAAAGATAAGCACTAGCTACTGATGCCCTCATTTGATTTTCTTATGATGATTCTTCAGATATGTTAAGCTGTTCTCTGGCCCGCAGAAAAAACTAGAAAACCTCAGCTGACGAATTTAGTATGCAATTCCACTCGGAATTGCAC
This window contains:
- the LOC136530430 gene encoding phosphatidylinositol/phosphatidylcholine transfer protein SFH11-like isoform X1, producing the protein MRFRSIEQLLRRNSKTKISRNIVDGVHDQKEEQLVQSLRELLLASNQLPDKFDDYYVLLRFLRMRGFNILKAKEMFLNMLKWREDCSVDAIANDFKFEEYDAVKRCYPHGFHGVDRFGRPLYIERVGLVDLSKLMQVTSIDRYVKYHISEQEKTISLRYPVCSLVAKRHIASTTAIFDVKGLGLNNFSKSAREMFAEIQKIDSNYYPETLNQLYIINAGTGFRALWKVLKAFMEARTLAKVQVLGTNYLNTVLEAVDQSNLPDFLGGTCTCPTGGCLLQDKGPWTDPEMVRASKEAFGKGQKSFNELTATVACESFRGCQEPSTKQVDSTSRKKRTLGMLLKDDQVGIDTGENILRKLVDEQISEKIRELEHCAAQSNETLQTLICKQQELTGHIEQLRKILQDGMGADMKGDTQDTKLKVN
- the LOC136530430 gene encoding phosphatidylinositol/phosphatidylcholine transfer protein SFH11-like isoform X2 translates to MRFRSIEQLLRRNSKTKISRNIVDGVHDQKEEQLVQSLRELLLASNQLPDKFDDYYVLLRFLRMRGFNILKAKEMFLNMLKWREDCSVDAIANDFKFEEYDAVKRCYPHGFHGVDRFGRPLYIERVGLVDLSKLMQVTSIDRYVKYHISEQEKTISLRYPVCSLVAKRHIASTTAIFDVKGLGLNNFSKSAREMFAEIQKIDSNYYPETLNQLYIINAGTGFRALWKVLKAFMEARTLAKVLGTNYLNTVLEAVDQSNLPDFLGGTCTCPTGGCLLQDKGPWTDPEMVRASKEAFGKGQKSFNELTATVACESFRGCQEPSTKQVDSTSRKKRTLGMLLKDDQVGIDTGENILRKLVDEQISEKIRELEHCAAQSNETLQTLICKQQELTGHIEQLRKILQDGMGADMKGDTQDTKLKVN
- the LOC136530430 gene encoding phosphatidylinositol/phosphatidylcholine transfer protein SFH11-like isoform X4, with amino-acid sequence MRFRSIEQLLRRNSKTKISRNIVDGVHDQKEEQLVQSLRELLLASNQLPDKFDDYYVLLRFLRMRGFNILKAKEMFLNMLKWREDCSVDAIANDFKFEEYDAVKRCYPHGFHGVDRFGRPLYIERGLNNFSKSAREMFAEIQKIDSNYYPETLNQLYIINAGTGFRALWKVLKAFMEARTLAKVQVLGTNYLNTVLEAVDQSNLPDFLGGTCTCPTGGCLLQDKGPWTDPEMVRASKEAFGKGQKSFNELTATVACESFRGCQEPSTKQVDSTSRKKRTLGMLLKDDQVGIDTGENILRKLVDEQISEKIRELEHCAAQSNETLQTLICKQQELTGHIEQLRKILQDGMGADMKGDTQDTKLKVN
- the LOC136530430 gene encoding phosphatidylinositol/phosphatidylcholine transfer protein SFH11-like isoform X3, with translation MRFRSIEQLLRRNSKTKISRNIVDGVHDQKEEQLVQSLRELLLASNQLPDKFDDYYVLLRFLRMRGFNILKAKEMFLNMLKWREDCSVDAIANDFKFEEYDAVKRCYPHGFHGVDRFGRPLYIERVGLVDLSKLMQVTSIDRYVKYHISEQEKTISLRYPVCSLVAKRHIASTTAIFDVKGLGLNNFSKSAREMFAEIQKIDSNYYPETLNQLYIINAGTGFRALWKVLKAFMEARTLAKVQVLGTNYLNTVLEAVDQSNLPDFLGGTCTCPTGGCLLQDKGPWTDPEMVRASKEAFGKGQKSFNELTATVACESFRGCQVGIDTGENILRKLVDEQISEKIRELEHCAAQSNETLQTLICKQQELTGHIEQLRKILQDGMGADMKGDTQDTKLKVN